A window of Sodalis praecaptivus genomic DNA:
CGTCGCGTTTCATAAAACCACGCCCCATTATCAGGCTTGTGTCGCCAAACTGGAATCACTCATGACCGGTCCACGTAAAAAGCGTGAATTTATTGGGTTGATGCCATGAGGATCTAAAAATGAATGCTCTTTTTTCCGGTTTGAATCGCGCAGAGTGCGTATCGTTGATGAGGCGTTACCCGTTAAGCATGGGTATCCTTGCCGGCCGGTGGCTCAAACTCGGGGAGTATCAGCAAATTCTTCGCGCGCTGGAACAGCCCATACTTCACCTTGACCTGATGGACGGGCATTTTTGCCCTCAGTTCACCGTAGGCCCCTGGGCAATCGAACAATTGCCACAGCAGATGATTAAGGATGTTCACCTAATGGTGGATAATCCCTGGCCCGTGGTGCAGGCAAGCGTAAAGGCTGGAGCCCATTGCGTCACTTTGCAGGTGGAAAACACGCCGCACCTGCACCACATGCTCCATTGGCTTGGTGAACAAAACGCTGAAGTCGCAGGCGGCAGTATGCCTGTGTTGCGTGGCATTAGCCTGTGCCCGGCAACACCGCTGGAACAACTGATGCCGTTAATTGAAGAGATTGACATCGTGCAGATTCTGGCGGTAAACCCCGGCTACGGCAGCAAGTTACACATCTCAGCGTTACTCAGGCGCATCGCCCAGGTTGTGGCGTTACTCCGTGCTGCCGGCAAGCGGGATTCCACTCTGCTCGCTGTTGACGGTTCGCTAACCTTGGATCAACTTCCGCAGATTATCGCCAGTGGCGTCGATCGCGTGGTATCCGGCAGCGCCCTGTTCAGAAACGATGCTCTGGCTGAAAACATCACCCGCTGGCTCACGACAATAAATGCTGCAAAGGTGTAGTGGGGGGGGGTATTTCTGCTGCGTAAAGAGCAGCTTAGGGCTAAAAATGGCTTGTTTT
This region includes:
- a CDS encoding epimerase, yielding MNALFSGLNRAECVSLMRRYPLSMGILAGRWLKLGEYQQILRALEQPILHLDLMDGHFCPQFTVGPWAIEQLPQQMIKDVHLMVDNPWPVVQASVKAGAHCVTLQVENTPHLHHMLHWLGEQNAEVAGGSMPVLRGISLCPATPLEQLMPLIEEIDIVQILAVNPGYGSKLHISALLRRIAQVVALLRAAGKRDSTLLAVDGSLTLDQLPQIIASGVDRVVSGSALFRNDALAENITRWLTTINAAKV